DNA sequence from the Brienomyrus brachyistius isolate T26 chromosome 18, BBRACH_0.4, whole genome shotgun sequence genome:
TCCTATACAAAAGTTCCTGCAAAATCTTAAAAACACCCAACAAATACTTTGAACTTCCATGCTAAGCAGAAGTGTCCATGCCTATCCTTCTCTTACGCTGCCACTCCGCAACATGGCTTCAGATTTGGTACGACTTGTATAAAAACTTTCAGATCTTTACCCATATCATTTctttgcaaagtttgaaaaggatTAAAAGGAACACTTTTTGGTTTTTTAGTGTGATAAGCATTTGCATGAGCGTGGACTGAAAACCGTATGTATTCCCTATCAGGAAATACAAAGTGAATCCGAGGTGTAaaactgccaaaaaaaaaaaataaggactACAGTTCAGGTCGGGAGTGCCCACTTTGTATTGCTCCATACAGATGCACAGCAGGATCGGTGTGGAATAGAAATTTTAGCAACAAATTTTACCCTGATATTAGAATTCTGATGGTGCTACAAGAGAAACAAGGCGCCACTATGCTATTCTTTGGGATGAACCCTGAGACTTAACCGGAAGAGATTCAGAAATATGTTAATCATAAGTGGTTTCCATATCTACTACTCAGCATTACTTGATATTTAACAAGGAGAAAGTTATGATGGATTGCAGATGTATCTAAAAGACCATACTTGGCCTCTTTGTTAATTAACTAGTTATTTTTATTAgacatacagacgctcctctacttacgaatgagacgCGTTCAGAACGgccattcgtaacttgaaatgttcgcaagtcgttattcaacatcatcttaagggtatacgcaagtacaaagaactaggatgctgggagtacactgctccgcggcgggagtagcggccagaagtcgtactgacagaaaaaaaaaaaattgatgttgcggacaggaaacgggagcccagtgTACACAATTCGGACTTAGTCCTCTTTGTTCGCATGTGTGAAAGtctgtaagtagaggagcgtctgtagttATTTTTGGGCAGTCCTTTTGGGAAGGCCTTCCTTCACTGAGACAGCCGAGTACATGTTGGAAACAACTGACAGCTACCATGCTGTCAATTAACAGAGCAGAGTGGAATGTTAGAAATGGAAAGATACCTAAGGTAGCGATTTTGAAAACAGAATATCGCCCAACCCTAGTTATTTGTACCTTTTCAAATATCCATGAACTAGTAACACTCAAAAGTCAGTTAGTTTTAACACCGAGTGTGTTGTCAATTAGTGATTTATAGTTTTATACACATCAAATCAATGGCATCCTCTTTAGCCTGGCAAAAATGGGCTTTAGGGCCAAGATGCTGTTGGCATCAGTACTGATTTGCCTGCATAAAGCGGCGATTCCAGCTACATAAAAACGACGAAGTTTCAGAATCTGCTATTAGATTCAGCTATGTGAGCAAAGGCAGAGCACTCACCTTGTCAACTTTATTCTGAAGAGATTAAAGACAAAGAGAGTTCCAAATATTAATGTTACTTAAGTTACCAATAAATTTTGCTAATATTTTACTCCCCGAGAATTTGAATGGACTTATTCAGCGGCATAATTAGATGAGGATGTAAGAAGTTGAGCACTGCCCGATTACTTTTAAATACCAATTTATGTTTTATATTAttcatctcctctctcctctctggGACCTATTATAAATTTCACCGTTTCAAAAAAAGATAGTAACGTTATCTTGCAGAGAAGAGAAGGAACCTACCTTATCTTTTTTCTAAAGGAGGAGCATGAGGAAGTAAAGGAAAAAGTAGGAAAAAAGCAAACAGGCAGGTTAAAACAGAGGACAGGAGGACTGATACTTGTTTTCAAACCAGAAGACTGAGACCACTGTACCACTTTCTtttaataaaacaatttagctGTATCGCTTGGGAAAGGACGTCCTCATTTTCAATTCCAAAACTAGCCACCATACTATTTTTAACTTGTGCTCATTCCTCATCTGTTAATCAGCAAAGGGACAATTTGTTGATGCTCCACCCCCCAACAATACGCAACGCCCTCGCAGAAGAACAGTATGGCAACCGGTGGAAACTGTACCCCCATTACGAAGACAGTGAGAGTGGAGAAAATCTTTGCTTAGTATCACAAGCTGTTGTAAGCCTAGACTCAGTTTAAAGCTCCCATGCGATATCAGGAGCAACAAGTGTGTTTACAAAGCCAGTGgacagagagaacagaacaattgTTCTGTACTGAAAGCACCTATAAAACAAAGCAGGTTTGCACGATTCCAGGCCATAAGAGTTCAAACTCAGCCTGCAGTCTACATATGGAAAAACATGAAATGGAAGAATATGGGACAGCTCAAAGTTTTTAGCAGAAAAAAGGGAGAAAACGTTCTTCCCACCAAAACTGGCATCAGCACATCTGTGCTGCAGACCACACAATGGGCAAATGCAGCACTAACAGTGTCTTGGGACACTTGTTTAATTCagcataaatattgcaataaaaaaaaaaaaaatcattacttatccatttgcaaaaaatatatagcaCATTAGTAATAACCAGTAGTTAAATAAAACAGTGAGCAAGCACGCAAATTGAAATCTAAATTATATAGTTCTAAAAAAGCTGTTCCGAGTTATGAAATGATTTCACAAGCAGTCACATtctgtgctttttaattagcaaCACCTTTGCATTAACATAAAAAACAccaaacttattttcagtgtccctttgggagccagtgactacaattgcaattatcacttaaaaagaaaatatcTGTGTGCAAGTTGTGTGCAGATATGCCAACAACGCTTGTCAATGGATTTCTGTTATAAAACCGATAAATctgcaacatttttacagaattaagcaagaGTCCCTTGTACTGTATGCATCTCTCAACCGCAGCCGGAACGGAAACGCTGCCCCCACCCTCCAGCTCCTATTGGCTCACCTTCTCTTTGGTCTTATTGGGGCTCGCACTCTTGGTAGAAGCTGCAGCCTCCTTTTCCACCACTCCTACAAAACGCTGCTCTGATTGGGTGTGAAAGGACACCGTGCCCTTGGGCAGCTTCTTGATCCGCACAGCATGGTTCCGCTGGGCAGACAGCATGtccttgaggggggggggggggggggggtgtttagcTGACCAACACTTACAGTATAGAAAAGGACTATGAGCAGAGTAGATAGAAGGTAATGTGTAGACTTAACAGCCGGAAGTGACTCACAGGCACAACAGTGAACTCCACTTCATCAGAGATGTGCAACTGACTCTCCTCCAAGATCTCACTGAAGTGGAAGAACATCCTGGCATCCCGGTCCACACACTTGATGAAACCAAAACCATCGCGCATGGCAGCAATCACCCCCTATGAGCGAGCAGGACAACTGTACaaccactactactactactctaGCACTAAAATCccacaaaaaaaatgctttaacATTTTGTTGTGACGGAACACAAACATTTGCTTACCATTTCCCGGGTTTCTTTAGTGTAGTGAAATGTGTCAGGCAAGATTTCTATATTTGTGGCTCTTTCCAGTTTGTCCCGGCGATCTGTGGAGATGTTGAATCGCACGTGATCGCGCTCCAGCAGAGTCACCTTCGACTTGGTGTCCTTCTCCCCAAACAAAAGCTCCTTATCTGTGAAGTTTATCCTGGCACGGATGCGCCCTGGCAAGGGGTCATTCTGCAGAATGCCAGACAGCGGAGTGTTAGGCCTGGCAGGGTGTGTACGTTGCGGATATTGACAGGATCCTTCACTGCTCATTAACATAACCAGTGGCTACATTccaatgaccaatatatgtTAAGAGAGCACCTACATTTCAGCTATCAAGTACTAGAAATGCAAATTCAGCTTGGCAGTACAATACAAGGTAAAACATTAAAGGCTTCCCAAAACTGTCTGAAGTAAACAACCAAAATGCATGCAGTAAGTGTAAGGTGCATGCGGTACGGAGCCCGGGAGGGACATGGGAGGGGAAAAGAAACAGcatgtggttcagtgggctaagccagtgtgcctgtaatcagaaggtcagtggttcaaacccagcctcagcatatctgcgggtccttgagcaaggcccttaacccccagatcCCTGGGCTCCGTTATGGGTGGCTGTCCTTCAGGGACAGCTTGCTCTACATAGAGCTAGTTGAGGGAGGCTTAAAGACACTTTactgatccccgtggggaaattatcgattattattattattataatagacATTTGCGAGACCTTGCGAAACATTCATAACTGTGCTGTGTCCGGTTGAAATACAAAAAGATGGAATTTTGGCCTATTTATCGACTAATAAGTATAAATGTACATGATACAGACATGTCCTGTAAAAggtgctttaagcattaaacatTGGGGGGACAATGAACACCTTGTAACTTTCATATTATGCGTTTTTATACTCAATCATTTATACTAATTCACTGCCAGTGACTCAGCAAGACAGATGGGCTGTTGAACATTAAGTGGGCACACAAACattgagaagaaaaaaaaaaatttttttttatatataaaaaatatatatatataaaaatataatttttttttttttaaagacaccTTGAAAGATATTACAGCCGGAACACTGCATATAAAGCTACCGTTACCGCGGTGCTGAAATTCCACTTCCATACATGTATACATCATCAAATCGAGAATATCAGGCAGACGTACACGGAAGTGGGTTCGGGTTTAAACCTTCACTCTGGCACCGCAGTAAAATTAACTTTGTTTTCCAGCTGCCGTCTCTttcaaaaaaaaagtgaaaaccCCCCTTTTCAGATTTATGTACAGCCAAATTTTTTATGAATATTTCAATGGTGGTGTGTACACTATGATCAGTAGCCCAGCTGTCTTTTTTACAGTCACTGCCAGTGAATGGACAGTGCAATTATTGATAAATGCGTACAAGAACACATAATATGAAAGTCACATGGTCTGCATTGTCCCCCAaatttaatgcttaaagcacaccTAACTGGACATGTCTATCGTTTACATTTACTAGTCGATAAATAGGCCAAAATTCCATCTTTTGCATTTCAAACGGGCACAACACAGTTAATGTTTTGCGAGATCTCGCAAATGtttatcctttttttttttttattgttttcctCCCATGTCCCCTCCAGCGCTCCATAATGCAGAGCACAGCGAAAGCCTGGAGAACTGAAATGTTCTAAGGCAACTATAGTCTTGCCATTCTAAACCCATGCCCTGGACAAACAGGATTACTCTGCTTATTCTTTTACTTATTTCTGTGTAGAAACACTCTGAAGGAGCTTTGTGGGCTCTGTATAGTAGGACTTTATGTTGCGTTTTATGTCCTCCTTCAATGTGATTCTATACAGGAAACAGCCTGGCTAGGATGTTGGTTAGAGTCCATGCCAACCTGGTTCTTGTTGGGAATCTTAGGGATGACCTTGGAGACGGTTCCTTCAAACTGCTCGATGCTGATGTCCTCGAAGATGACCGTACCCTGGGGCAGCAGGCGCACCTCTGTTGCCACCTCCTTGCCCTAAACGTCCAGAACACCATGTTTACGTTTTGGGCTTTCGGAGCCTTTTTCCAAAGCAAAATGTACCTTAGTGAAGGTAAATGCAGTTACGCCCCAAAATGATTAACGTGTAAATGAATATTCCCGGCTCTATCAAAGTCACGACGCTTCATACGAAAGTGTCGTCCACTCAAAAACATGAGCAGCGTTGCCACAAATGCCTCGCATACCTGACAAGCAAATGTCTCAAGTGCCCCCCGCCGCCCCCCAGCTTACGTTGCGCTCTTTGATGGTAAACTCCACATCATCTCCAGCCTGAAGTGCCTCCAGGTCGCCCTTGAACTCACTGTAGTGGAAAAAGATCTCCTTCACCACGTCTCCTCTTTCAATAAACCCAAAAGCTTCCTAGGAGCAAGAAGAGAGGGAAGAAAAGTCAAAACACAGCATCTAACAGCAGCGGCAAAAGGAACTACGGGAATGTAAGACGTACCTTGGTGGCGCAAACAACACCCTGGCATCTCTGCTGTTTCTTCTTAACCAGGACGATGTTGTGGGCACTTACGGCTCCCGTGCTGAAACACAGTCAAGACGTCAGAGGCCAAGTTCATCAGGCCTGTTCTGCAggatggtgggaggttttcCCCACTTACTGCTTGTTGGTTTCCATGAAAAAGCTGACTTTGTCCCCGGTCTCCAGGTGCAGCTGGCCCTCGACATCCTCTTGCGTATAGGTCAGGTAAAACACCTCCTAGATGGATGAAAGTAAATGATACATAGCAATaatcatatatattttaaaaaagaaaacccCACAGAGGTTGCCCACTGCAGTTCCCTAAGCAGATGTCCCTACATTTAACGCATTCACACTGCACCACGCAGGTCTTTCCGGTTGGCCGGTCCTTACCCCATTCCTCTCGTAGCACACACTGCCAGTGGGTACTTGTCCAGGGGCCGCTTTACCATCCAGGTGGGTGGGAACTGGAGATACAACCTAAAGGATGGAAATCAAGTTGGGGTACGAGATTAGCCAGCTGTCTGGGAGCATGTACCGTACTGCTGGTACAAACTGACAACCTGCAGAACAGACACGGATGTAGTTAACCCAGATTAAAAATGTGTCACAATACATGACATTATACACCTGAGACACATCAACATTTTCAACTGATTAAAATATCAAACCATGACTGACATGGGACATGAGGGACCTGCAAAGTCAGGCATAACATAACTATACGACCATCATAAACTGACGTCGCTACTGAAAAGCAACAAGCATCATTCACTGAAccatttcttttctattgccttTTATTTACTGGCTGGTGCAACAAGTAAATTTCCCCagtgtgggatcaataaagtcttaTCTATCAAAACAAAGAGCTACATTAAGCTTGAATCCAGCACACGTCACCAGCGTAGCATGTGCTCATCACTGCAAAGATTATCAGCAGTTGTTTTTAATTCCCTTGCAGTTCTcttagctaaaaaaaaaaagttcaattGGCCCGCTTGGGGGCCTCCCTAGCCATGTCAGtctaggaccccccccccccccccccccagagaagtTAATCCAGCCCTGATGGGCCAAACATAAGCCACGATAATGCTCTGAACCGTACCAGCTGTGCAGCATGCAAGTCTGTGCCCACCTGCCCCGAGATCCTCTCCTCAGGCACCTCTGGCTTGATCTTTACCAGCTTGACAGCAATGGGCTTTCCAGTACGCCGGTCTGATGACACTTCAAACTCCACATCGTCTGCGTGaacaaggggggtggggggggggcatacacacacacaccatctaaGTGACAGCCTCATTTACAGCACAACTCCACACTTGTTTTATTTGGCATCTACTGGGGGCTGCAGCATTGTTACCTGTGCAGCTACTTTTCACCATCATTAGGAGAAgtgtgaaggattttttttttccccagtaagCGTTAGAAACAAACCACCATGTTACGAATGAGGTAGAAGTTAAACAGCAGTCTTTACACTTCTGCACGCAAAAGTCAAACATCGGTATTGAGTTGAAAACAAAGACATTTACATAAGCATGGAGATTGTGAGCTTCTGTTACTACAGATTTGTCTGCATGCCTGAACTAGTCTCACTCATCTCCAGAAGAGCCACAAAATCATGCATGACAGCTCTAACAAAGCAAATGCCCTTATGCTGGGCTGTGGATAGTTTCACTTCTACGTCTGGAGAAgcatctggctgcagaacactgggcgAGCTCCACTGGGAGGATCTCCGCTGTGAGGCTGAAAATCACACGACCTCCACATCAGGTCATGATGCCACAGAGGGGAACTCGGCAGGCTGAACATGTGGATCGATAGCACCTGGCTTCCTTTAAAATTCCGAAGATTAATATTTCTCATATCTTAAACTACATAAAAGTGAGACACACCGGAATTGGAGATCTAAACCAGACTATTAACATCCATTCTCATAGATTTAAACAAGATTATTAACATCTGTTTCAGATGCAGCAATAATATCACCGAAAAAGCAAATACGTATTGTAAGAGAAAATTAAAGCCAGTTCCCAATGGTGCATTAATGTTATATCCTGGTGTTGCCCCAACGCCATTGCTGTCGATCTGACACTGCCCAGCATCATTTGATCAGAGCGCTGTCATTCATACCCTGGCAAGCTGACAATGCTCGCTATTGGACCAGAGCACTGTCAATCACTTCCTGGCAAGCTGACAATGCCAGTCATTGGATCTGAGTGCTCTCACCGTCTGCATGTTTAGAAGACTATTTTCAAGCAGCAGAGACGCAACTCAACTACCGGCCACATGATCGCTTGATCACTTCTCCCAAAAAAATAAAGGTACAAATAAAGAGGTAAACATCAAAATGCGAGGTTTGAGAATGTTAGCTTAGCGATCTAAGAGGATTTAAAATAATCCAGACATTTCATCCTGGGAacaagtcaaaaacacacacggcGATGTTTGCTACAAATAAATACTGTTAGATCAATAATTCATGAGATTCCTTAGTATATAAAAATTGCTCCGTTCTATCCATGTTAATCAATATAAAACTGTTTCCTAAGGTAATTTTCAATATGGTATTTGTTTCTGAAACAGTTTTCTGATTCCCAACACCCACCCAGCTGATTCTTTGTCTTCCCCGTGCcactttattataaaaatcTTACAAACGCCACTTCAGTGATTTCAAGCCTCCCAGTGGAGGTACCACTTCTGTTCTTGAAGCGTGCACAACGTCATCTCCAGGCCAGGTGTGGAGATCATGTGTTTCCCGGCCCAACACTGGCTGTCCCCCTAGTAGAGCTCGCCCAGTGTTCTTTAGCCAGATCCTCTTGCATATCTGGAGGATCCATAACTACCATTTTATTGTCTGTCTCAATACACTCCCAGAAGTTTGCAACACCTCACCTCCCAGCTTCAGCTCCTGGAGGTTTCCGCTGTACTGGGAGCAGTGGAAGAACAGGCGGGCCTGTCTCTCGGAGCACTGGATGAAGCCATAGGACGTGAGCAGTTTCTCCACCACTCCCGTCTCACGGAGGCTGCTGCCTGCACCGTTAGCAAAGGCAGAGTGGCCAGTGCTGTGCAGAAGGCCAGGGTCAAAGCTCATCTGGAGCAGTCCGACAAAAAAGAGGAGGAGGAttagggagggggatgggccGAACAGATGCATTGTTTACTTTGACATGGCAttcaaaacattttttacatgcaacacTGGTTTTAAATTTTGtccaaaaatgaagaaaaaaaatttaaaaatcttAACGCTTAAGGTAACCCACACGCCAAGTCAGAACATCAGTGGTCAAACAGCCTGGTGTGTGTcgagtcaataaaactcaacGGCCGACAATTTTACAAGCCCTCCAGAGTCCAGAAGCAGAACTCCCCGACCTGCCTCACATCATGACCATGAAAGAGTTAGCAGACGTACTCAGCAGATTGCAGCTGGCCATGACCTCGAAGTGACCTCCCACTCATCACTACCGTCAGTATGAAAGAGCACAAACCTCAGCCAAGGTACACAGGCCTTAGAGGGCTGTTTACCTTTCCAAAACCATGCCAGCGTGTTACCATTCCACTTAATGgggggaaattaataataatccaAACTCAATCAAGTAAGTTTAATAGGCAAATAGCAGCCCTGACAACCCAAAACACACCCAATATTCCACCAGGAAAACTAAAGCAATCTAATTACTTAACACCATTCCAACATTAAACATTGATACAAACAAACATGCACAGCTCTGGTGGTGCATGAGCTACTGCCCTGATTGCAGTGTCAACATGCTAGAGAACCAGTGTGGCGCCGTGTTAATATGGCAAAACCTTAACACAACCAGTGAGTTATGGCTACCATAGAGGTTGATGACAGCCTGTACAAGGCGAGACTGCAAACAGAACCCAAACCATGCGGTTAGGACTAGGAGTGATTAAGGGGCCAAGAGGAGATCACAGACACCATCCCAAAGACTGTCACTTACTGATCTCTGGTATAGGGGGGTCCGCTTGTGCTTTTTTGCCCCGGGCGGATGAGAGGCACGACAGGAAAGTGAAGACGAACGAGGGATGGGTGGGGCCGAGAGGGCCACGGCGGGGGCCTGCTCAGAGTAAGCCCTCTCCATCACTAGCAGGGGGAGGACAGGGAC
Encoded proteins:
- the csde1 gene encoding cold shock domain-containing protein E1 isoform X1, whose amino-acid sequence is MGSHWKGFVEFTLPASPPTAFVSADLGSTSPVGLCLSPYGRSHVPVLPLLVMERAYSEQAPAVALSAPPIPRSSSLSCRASHPPGAKKHKRTPLYQRSMSFDPGLLHSTGHSAFANGAGSSLRETGVVEKLLTSYGFIQCSERQARLFFHCSQYSGNLQELKLGDDVEFEVSSDRRTGKPIAVKLVKIKPEVPEERISGQVGTDLHAAQLVVSPVPTHLDGKAAPGQVPTGSVCYERNGEVFYLTYTQEDVEGQLHLETGDKVSFFMETNKHTGAVSAHNIVLVKKKQQRCQGVVCATKEAFGFIERGDVVKEIFFHYSEFKGDLEALQAGDDVEFTIKERNGKEVATEVRLLPQGTVIFEDISIEQFEGTVSKVIPKIPNKNQNDPLPGRIRARINFTDKELLFGEKDTKSKVTLLERDHVRFNISTDRRDKLERATNIEILPDTFHYTKETREMGVIAAMRDGFGFIKCVDRDARMFFHFSEILEESQLHISDEVEFTVVPDMLSAQRNHAVRIKKLPKGTVSFHTQSEQRFVGVVEKEAAASTKSASPNKTKEKEAEEGVIAYEDCGVKMTMTYHTKDLEGGIQPQVGDKVEFSISEVKRTGQQSAVSIKILNRSVNTKRLLGFVATLKDNFGFIETANHDQEIFFHYSELCGDVESLELGDAVEYTVSKGKGNKVSAEKVTRVAAVNGLWEDVGSTVVMGKVVRPLRSVDPSQTEYQGLIEITEEGTQKGQSFPFGIVGMANKADPLQKGETVRFQVCTVPQTGQKMACNIVPQRRAPVECVKDQFGFITYEVGESKKLFFHVKEVQDGLELQAGDEVEFSVILNQRTGKCSACNVRRVSEGPKPVATPRPDRLVNRLKSITLDDASAPRLVIVRQPRGPDNSKGFNVERKTHQAGVID
- the csde1 gene encoding cold shock domain-containing protein E1 isoform X4; protein product: MSFDPGLLHSTGHSAFANGAGSSLRETGVVEKLLTSYGFIQCSERQARLFFHCSQYSGNLQELKLGDDVEFEVSSDRRTGKPIAVKLVKIKPEVPEERISGQVGTDLHAAQLVVSPVPTHLDGKAAPGQVPTGSVCYERNGEVFYLTYTQEDVEGQLHLETGDKVSFFMETNKHTGAVSAHNIVLVKKKQQRCQGVVCATKEAFGFIERGDVVKEIFFHYSEFKGDLEALQAGDDVEFTIKERNGKEVATEVRLLPQGTVIFEDISIEQFEGTVSKVIPKIPNKNQNDPLPGRIRARINFTDKELLFGEKDTKSKVTLLERDHVRFNISTDRRDKLERATNIEILPDTFHYTKETREMGVIAAMRDGFGFIKCVDRDARMFFHFSEILEESQLHISDEVEFTVVPDMLSAQRNHAVRIKKLPKGTVSFHTQSEQRFVGVVEKEAAASTKSASPNKTKEKEAEEGVIAYEDCGVKMTMTYHTKDLEGGIQPQVGDKVEFSISEVKRTGQQSAVSIKILNRSVNTKRLLGFVATLKDNFGFIETANHDQEIFFHYSELCGDVESLELGDAVEYTVSKGKGNKVSAEKVTRVAAVNGLWEDVGSTVVMGKVVRPLRSVDPSQTEYQGLIEITEEGTQKGQSFPFGIVGMANKADPLQKGETVRFQVCTVPQTGQKMACNIVPQRRAPVECVKDQFGFITYEVGESKKLFFHVKEVQDGLELQAGDEVEFSVILNQRTGKCSACNVRRVSEGPKPVATPRPDRLVNRLKSITLDDASAPRLVIVRQPRGPDNSKGFNVERKTHQAGVID
- the csde1 gene encoding cold shock domain-containing protein E1 isoform X3; the encoded protein is MERAYSEQAPAVALSAPPIPRSSSLSCRASHPPGAKKHKRTPLYQRSMSFDPGLLHSTGHSAFANGAGSSLRETGVVEKLLTSYGFIQCSERQARLFFHCSQYSGNLQELKLGDDVEFEVSSDRRTGKPIAVKLVKIKPEVPEERISGQVGTDLHAAQLVVSPVPTHLDGKAAPGQVPTGSVCYERNGEVFYLTYTQEDVEGQLHLETGDKVSFFMETNKHTGAVSAHNIVLVKKKQQRCQGVVCATKEAFGFIERGDVVKEIFFHYSEFKGDLEALQAGDDVEFTIKERNGKEVATEVRLLPQGTVIFEDISIEQFEGTVSKVIPKIPNKNQNDPLPGRIRARINFTDKELLFGEKDTKSKVTLLERDHVRFNISTDRRDKLERATNIEILPDTFHYTKETREMGVIAAMRDGFGFIKCVDRDARMFFHFSEILEESQLHISDEVEFTVVPDMLSAQRNHAVRIKKLPKGTVSFHTQSEQRFVGVVEKEAAASTKSASPNKTKEKEAEEGVIAYEDCGVKMTMTYHTKDLEGGIQPQVGDKVEFSISEVKRTGQQSAVSIKILNRSVNTKRLLGFVATLKDNFGFIETANHDQEIFFHYSELCGDVESLELGDAVEYTVSKGKGNKVSAEKVTRVAAVNGLWEDVGSTVVMGKVVRPLRSVDPSQTEYQGLIEITEEGTQKGQSFPFGIVGMANKADPLQKGETVRFQVCTVPQTGQKMACNIVPQRRAPVECVKDQFGFITYEVGESKKLFFHVKEVQDGLELQAGDEVEFSVILNQRTGKCSACNVRRVSEGPKPVATPRPDRLVNRLKSITLDDASAPRLVIVRQPRGPDNSKGFNVERKTHQAGVID
- the csde1 gene encoding cold shock domain-containing protein E1 isoform X2 encodes the protein MGSHWKGFVEFTLPASPPTAFVSADLGSTSPVGLCLSPYGRSHVPVLPLLVMERAYSEQAPAVALSAPPIPRSSSLSCRASHPPGAKKHKRTPLYQRSMSFDPGLLHSTGHSAFANGAGSSLRETGVVEKLLTSYGFIQCSERQARLFFHCSQYSGNLQELKLGDDVEFEVSSDRRTGKPIAVKLVKIKPEVPEERISGQVVSPVPTHLDGKAAPGQVPTGSVCYERNGEVFYLTYTQEDVEGQLHLETGDKVSFFMETNKHTGAVSAHNIVLVKKKQQRCQGVVCATKEAFGFIERGDVVKEIFFHYSEFKGDLEALQAGDDVEFTIKERNGKEVATEVRLLPQGTVIFEDISIEQFEGTVSKVIPKIPNKNQNDPLPGRIRARINFTDKELLFGEKDTKSKVTLLERDHVRFNISTDRRDKLERATNIEILPDTFHYTKETREMGVIAAMRDGFGFIKCVDRDARMFFHFSEILEESQLHISDEVEFTVVPDMLSAQRNHAVRIKKLPKGTVSFHTQSEQRFVGVVEKEAAASTKSASPNKTKEKEAEEGVIAYEDCGVKMTMTYHTKDLEGGIQPQVGDKVEFSISEVKRTGQQSAVSIKILNRSVNTKRLLGFVATLKDNFGFIETANHDQEIFFHYSELCGDVESLELGDAVEYTVSKGKGNKVSAEKVTRVAAVNGLWEDVGSTVVMGKVVRPLRSVDPSQTEYQGLIEITEEGTQKGQSFPFGIVGMANKADPLQKGETVRFQVCTVPQTGQKMACNIVPQRRAPVECVKDQFGFITYEVGESKKLFFHVKEVQDGLELQAGDEVEFSVILNQRTGKCSACNVRRVSEGPKPVATPRPDRLVNRLKSITLDDASAPRLVIVRQPRGPDNSKGFNVERKTHQAGVID